The Agreia sp. COWG nucleotide sequence GCGCCATCGCGGCGGTGAGCGCACTCGCGCTCGCCGGCTGCAGCTCGAGCGGCTCCACGGAATCCACGGATGCGGCCGGCGGCGGTCTCACGCCGGTGACCCTGCAACTGCAGTGGTTCGCCCAGGCGCAGTTCGCGGGGTACTACGCGGCCGTCGACCAGGGCTATTACAAGGACGAGGGCCTCGACGTGACGATCCTCGAGGGCGGTGCAGACATCGTTCCTCAAGACGTGCTCTCCGCAGGCGACGCCGACTACGCGATCTCGTGGGTGCCCAAGGTTCTCGGCTCGATCGAGCAGGGGGCCGAGATCACCGACGTGGCGCAGATCTTCGAGCGCAGCGCCACGACGCAGATCTCGATGAAAGACAAGAACATCACGACCGCGGCAGACCTCGAGGGCAAGAAGGTGGGCAGCTGGGGCTACGGCAACGAGTGGGAGCTGTTCGCCGGAATGCAGAAGGCCGACGTGCCCGCCGACAAGATCTCGCTGGTGCAGCAGGCCTTCGACATGAACGGCTTCCTGGCGGGTGACATCGACGCGGCCCAAGCGATGACCTACAACGAATACGCGCAGGTTCTCGAGGCCACCAACCCGGCCACCGGCAAGCTCTTCACTGCCGACGACCTGAACGTGATCGACTGGAACAAGGAGGGCACAGCCATGCTGCAGGACGCCATCTGGGCCAACTCGACGAAGCTGGCCGATGACGACGCCTACGCAGACCAGACGACCAAGTTCATCAAGGCATCCATCAAGGGCTGGATCTACGCGAAGGACAACCCGGAGGAGGCCGCGAAGATCGTGACAGCCGCCGGCTCGACCCTCGGAGAGAGCCACCAGCTCTGGATGACCAACGAGGTCAACAAGCTGATCTGGCCGTCGACGTCGGGCGGCATCGGCATGATCGACGAGGGCGCCTGGAAGCAGACGGTCGACATCGCGATGGGCACGAAGAACGAGACCGGTGCCACCGTCATCTCGACCGAGCCCCCGGAGAGCGCACACACCAACGAGTACGTCACCAAGGCGCTCGACGAGCTCAAGGGCGAGGGGGTCGACGTCGAGGGCGCCGACTACACGCCCATCGAGGTCACCCTGAAGGCGGGCGGCGAGTAGCCACCCTCATTGCCTCTCGGGTGCCCAGGGCGTTGAATGACCCTGGGCCCCGAGGGGCTCCATCCGTTGAACGAAAACAGAAAGCACGAGCACCACACCATGATCCCCACCTCTGAAGACGGCAAGCGCGCGTACGACCTCGACCGGGCGCACGTGTTCCACTCGTGGTCGGCCCAGGCTGCCCTCGAGCCCATGGTCATCGCCGGTGGCAGGGGATCGACGGTCTGGGACTACGACGGCAACGAATACCTCGACTTCTCGAGCCAGCTCGTCAATGTGAACATCGGCCACCAGCATCCGGCCGTTCGCGATGCCATCAAGGCGCAGGCCGACGTGCTCACGACGGTGGCACCGGCGCACGCGAACCTGGCCCGTGGCGAGGCGGCCCGGCGCATCCTGGAGCGCGCCGGCAGCGGCTTCGGCAAGGTGTTCTTCACCAACGGTGGGGCCGATGCCAACGAGAACGCCATCCGCATGGCGAGGCTGTTCACGGGCAGAGACAAGGTGCTCTCCACCTACCGCTCGTACCACGGCAACACCGGCGCGGCGGTCGTCGCGACGGGGGACTGGCGCCGCGTTCCGAACGAGTACTCCCGAGCCCACGTGCACTTCTTCGGACCGTTCTCGTACCGCTCGGAGTTCTGGAGCGACAGCCCGGAACAGGAGAGCGAGCGGGCACTGCACCATCTCCGCCGCGTCATCCAGAGCGAGGGCGCGTCGTCGATCGCCGCCATCCTCATCGAGACCGTGCCCGGCACGGCGGGGGTTCTCGTTCCGCCGCCGGGCTACCTGGCGGGCGTGCGCGCCCTCGCCGACGAGTTCGGCATCGTGCTCATCTTCGACGAGGTCATGGCCGGCTTCGGCCGCACAGGCGACTGGTTCGCCTTCCAGTCGCTGCCCGACGACGCGGGCGAGGTCGTCGCTCCCGATCTCATCACCTTCGCGAAGGGCGTCAACTCGGGCTACGTGCCGGTGGGCGGCGTCATCATCTCGCCGGCCATCGCGGCCGCCTTCGACGACTCGGTCTTTCCGGGCGGGCTCACCTACTCCGGACACCCCCTCGCGATGGCATCCATCGTGGGCGCGCTCGATGCCATGCAGAGCGAGGGGATCGTGGCCAACGCGAAGCGCATCGGCGCGGACGTGATCGGGCCGGGCCTGCGAGAGCTGCAGGCGAAGTATCCGGGCATCATCGGCGAGGTGCGTGGGCTCGGCGTCTTCTGGGCGCTCGACCTGGTGGCCGACGCCTCGACGCGGGAGCCCGTGGCGCCCTCCGTCATCGGTGCGCTGAAGTCAGCGCTGCTGTCGCGCGGGCTGCTGCCGTTCTTCGCCGACAACCGCCTGCACGTCGTGCCGCCGTGCGTGGTCACCGACGACGAGGTGGCCCGGGCCCTCGCGATCTACGACGAAGCGTTCGCGAGCCTCGCCTGACCCAGACGCGGTACCGCCCGTTCTCATTGGCGTCGGTACCGAGTAGCGCGACTTCGGTGACTTACACTCGACGCTATGGACGTCGGACGACTCAATCTTCTTCGCGAACTCGCCGAGCGCGGCAGCATCACCGAGGTGGCCAAGGCGACCCACCGCACGGCATCGGGTATCTCGCAGCAGCTGCGCAAGCTCGAGGCCGAGGCGGGGCTTCCGCTCACCGAGAAGGTCGGTCGGGGCATTGCCCTCACCGACGCCGGCAGGGCACTGGCTCGCAGCGCGACCGACGTCGCCATTGCACTCGAGAAGGCCGAGGCAGTGTGGGATGAGTTCCGAAACGATCCCACGGGCACCGTGACCCTGGCGACGTTTCCCACGGCGGGCCAGATGCTGCTGCCGGGCATGCTCAAGCGAGTGGCGGAGACAGGCGGTCTCACCGTGCACTGCTCCGACAGGGACCCGGAGTCCGAAGGCTTCCCTGCTCTGACGAGCGACTTCGACATCGTGCTCGCCCACTCGCCGAAGCCGGCGGCGTTCTGGAACGACAAGAACCTGCTCGCGGTGCCGCTCATGACCGAGCCGCTCGACATCGCGCTGCCCCCCGGTCATCGTCTGGCCGACAAGGAGTTCCTCGTGCCGAGCGACCTCATCGGCGAGCAGTGGATCGGCGTTCCCTGGGGCTACCCGTTCGAGCGCACGCTGAACGACATCTTCGAGGCCGCCGGCGTGCCCGTGAACTTCTTCCAGCGCTTCGGCGATACCCGTGTGATCGAGGCTCTCGTCGCCGCCGGCCTCGGCATCGCCGTGCTGCCCTGCTACACGGCGGCGGGCGCCTACCGCGACCGTATTCTGCTCAAGAACCTTCAGGGCGTGGTCGCCGAGCGACACATCGCCATCCTGATGCGACCGGATCGGGCCGAGCGCCTCGCGGTTCGCACGGTCGTGGATGCGCTGCGGGCCGAGGCGACGGCCGTCGTCGAGGCGAACCGGTACCGAAACCCGCCGGCCGCCTGACCCCGAGCCTGACCTGTCCCGCGCCTGCCGGGCACCGAGGTGGATCCGCTTCGCGCCTCTGAGCACCCTCGACCGCCCCGATCTCCGCGGTTGCGGCCGTTTTCGTGCCCGAACCTCCTCTTCTGTGCCCATCCGAAGCACCCAGACGAAGGAGTTCGGGCACAAACGCGGCGGCGGCGCGCATGAACGCAGCGGGCCGGGGCGGGCCGGGGCGGCCGCGGTCGCAGGGACGGGGCAGGGGCAGGTGCGCGTTGCCGCGGGTACAATCGAACGTTGTGAACAAATTCAAGAAGACGCCCTACACCGTGGGAGCGCACGACCTCATCCACCGTCCCGGTGAGATGCGCGAGTACGAGCTCGAGATCGTCGTTCCCGAGAAGCTGGGCGAGGGTCTCGTCGCCGCGCAGAAGGACTCGATCCTCGATGTCGACCTGCGAATGGAGGGCCTTCACGACGGTATTCTCGCGTCGGTTCACGTCTCCGGAACGGCCGATGGCGTCTGCGGTCGGTGCCTCACCGACATCCATCTGCCGGTAGAAGTCGAATTCCAAGACGTTTTCGCGTATTCTCTTGACGAAGCTTTTGATTACTCGGTTCTCGACGATCACGTCGACCTCGAACCGTTGATCAGGGATGCGGTGGTACTTTCACTGCCGTTCCAACCGGTCTGTCGGCCGGATTGCCCAGGACTCGACCCGGAAACGGGCGAGAAGCTGGCCGATCAGCCGCATGGCGAACCCCAGCAGGTCACCGATCCTCGCTGGGCCGCGCTCGCGGGCTTCGAGCCCGAAGCCAAGACCGAAACCACCACAGACTGACCAAGCAGACACCGACGCGTGCGCGCGACCCGAGTGACCTGAACGATAGAGAAAAGAGAAGATCATGGCTGTTCCCAAGAGAAAGATGTCGCGGGCTTCCACCCGCATGCGTCGCGCTCAGTGGAAGGCTACGGCCCCCACCCTCGTCAAGACCATCGAGAACGGCAAGACTGTCTACAGCCTGCCGCACCGCGCCAAGGTCGTCGAGGACTCCGCAGGAACCCCCCTGTTCATGGAGTACAAGGGCCGCAAGGTCGCAGACGTCTAACACCGCAGTCGTCGGCAACGACGATACGAGTGTCACCAAGGAGCGCCTCGATGGTTTCCACATTTGAAACCGACGGGTCGCTCCTTTTGGCGCGCCTCGAGATCGACATCCCGACCGATCTCCTCGAGCTGGCGCTGACCCACCGCTCCTATTCGTACGAGCACGGCGCGATCCCCACGAACGAACGCCTCGAGTTCCTCGGCGACTCGATCCTGGGCCAGGCCGTCACGGTGATGCTCTACACCCGCTTTCCCGACCTCGAAGAGGGCGACCTGGCGAAGCGTCGCGCGAGCCTCGTCTCCACTGTGGCGCTCGCCGAGATCGCCCGCGGCATCGGGCTTGGCAGCTTCGTGCGACTCGGCCGCGGAGAAGAGCTCACCGGAGGCCGCGACAAGGCCTCGATCCTCGCCGACACGATGGAGGCCATCATCGGCGCCAGCTACCTGGGCGCTGGGCCGGATGCCGCGACCGCGCTGGTCTTGCGATTGGTCGCTCCTCTCGCCACGGCTCCCGGCCACTTCGGAATCTCGATGGATCCCAAGACCTCTCTGCAGGAGCTCGCGGGCCACCAGGGCCTCTCCGCCCCGGTGTACGAGCTCACCGAGTCGGGACCTGATCACCAGAAGGTCTTCGTGGCCACCGTGTTCGTTCGGCGGCCCAAGACCGATGCGGTGGTGGTGACCGCCACTGGCGAGGGTCCGTCGAAGAAGCAGGCCGAAGCATC carries:
- a CDS encoding ABC transporter substrate-binding protein is translated as MKHSKRLIVTGAIAAVSALALAGCSSSGSTESTDAAGGGLTPVTLQLQWFAQAQFAGYYAAVDQGYYKDEGLDVTILEGGADIVPQDVLSAGDADYAISWVPKVLGSIEQGAEITDVAQIFERSATTQISMKDKNITTAADLEGKKVGSWGYGNEWELFAGMQKADVPADKISLVQQAFDMNGFLAGDIDAAQAMTYNEYAQVLEATNPATGKLFTADDLNVIDWNKEGTAMLQDAIWANSTKLADDDAYADQTTKFIKASIKGWIYAKDNPEEAAKIVTAAGSTLGESHQLWMTNEVNKLIWPSTSGGIGMIDEGAWKQTVDIAMGTKNETGATVISTEPPESAHTNEYVTKALDELKGEGVDVEGADYTPIEVTLKAGGE
- a CDS encoding aspartate aminotransferase family protein, whose product is MIPTSEDGKRAYDLDRAHVFHSWSAQAALEPMVIAGGRGSTVWDYDGNEYLDFSSQLVNVNIGHQHPAVRDAIKAQADVLTTVAPAHANLARGEAARRILERAGSGFGKVFFTNGGADANENAIRMARLFTGRDKVLSTYRSYHGNTGAAVVATGDWRRVPNEYSRAHVHFFGPFSYRSEFWSDSPEQESERALHHLRRVIQSEGASSIAAILIETVPGTAGVLVPPPGYLAGVRALADEFGIVLIFDEVMAGFGRTGDWFAFQSLPDDAGEVVAPDLITFAKGVNSGYVPVGGVIISPAIAAAFDDSVFPGGLTYSGHPLAMASIVGALDAMQSEGIVANAKRIGADVIGPGLRELQAKYPGIIGEVRGLGVFWALDLVADASTREPVAPSVIGALKSALLSRGLLPFFADNRLHVVPPCVVTDDEVARALAIYDEAFASLA
- a CDS encoding LysR family transcriptional regulator translates to MDVGRLNLLRELAERGSITEVAKATHRTASGISQQLRKLEAEAGLPLTEKVGRGIALTDAGRALARSATDVAIALEKAEAVWDEFRNDPTGTVTLATFPTAGQMLLPGMLKRVAETGGLTVHCSDRDPESEGFPALTSDFDIVLAHSPKPAAFWNDKNLLAVPLMTEPLDIALPPGHRLADKEFLVPSDLIGEQWIGVPWGYPFERTLNDIFEAAGVPVNFFQRFGDTRVIEALVAAGLGIAVLPCYTAAGAYRDRILLKNLQGVVAERHIAILMRPDRAERLAVRTVVDALRAEATAVVEANRYRNPPAA
- a CDS encoding DUF177 domain-containing protein, coding for MNKFKKTPYTVGAHDLIHRPGEMREYELEIVVPEKLGEGLVAAQKDSILDVDLRMEGLHDGILASVHVSGTADGVCGRCLTDIHLPVEVEFQDVFAYSLDEAFDYSVLDDHVDLEPLIRDAVVLSLPFQPVCRPDCPGLDPETGEKLADQPHGEPQQVTDPRWAALAGFEPEAKTETTTD
- the rpmF gene encoding 50S ribosomal protein L32, with protein sequence MAVPKRKMSRASTRMRRAQWKATAPTLVKTIENGKTVYSLPHRAKVVEDSAGTPLFMEYKGRKVADV
- the rnc gene encoding ribonuclease III — encoded protein: MVSTFETDGSLLLARLEIDIPTDLLELALTHRSYSYEHGAIPTNERLEFLGDSILGQAVTVMLYTRFPDLEEGDLAKRRASLVSTVALAEIARGIGLGSFVRLGRGEELTGGRDKASILADTMEAIIGASYLGAGPDAATALVLRLVAPLATAPGHFGISMDPKTSLQELAGHQGLSAPVYELTESGPDHQKVFVATVFVRRPKTDAVVVTATGEGPSKKQAEASAARQAFAALSAAPQAGPAASGPASS